The Morococcus cerebrosus sequence GACCATTTTTTCAGGCAGCGGGCGGTTGCGGAAGCTGGAGAGCATGGCGAGGATGACGGCGAGGTCGGCGGCGGGCTCGCCGATTTTGACGCCGCCAACGGCGTTGAGGAACACGTCTTGGTCAAAACAGGCGATGCCGCCGTGGCGGTTGAGAACGGCGAGCAGCATGGCGAGGCGGTTTTGTTCGAGGCCGACGGTGAGGCGTTTGGGGGTGAAGCCGTGCGCGTCATCGACCAATGCCTGGATTTCGACCAGAAGCGGGCGGCTGCCTTCCTGCGTGACCAAAACACACGAACCTGGGGTGTCGTCGCGGTAGCTGGCGAGGAAGATGGCGGACGGGTTGGACACGCCTTTCAAACCGTTTTCTGTCATGGCAAATACGCCCAATTCGTTTGCCGCGCCGAAGCGGTTTTTGATGGCGCGGATCATGCGGTAGTTGGAATGTTGGTCGCCCTCGAAATACAGCACGGTATCGACCATGTGTTCCAGCACGCGCGGGCCAGCAATCGCGCCGTCTTTGGTAACGTGTCCGACCAGTATCATGGCGATGCCCATCTGTTTCGCCATGCGCGTCAGTTGGGCGGCGCATTCGCGTACCTGCGATACGGAGCCGGGGGCGGAGGTGATTTGGTCGGAATACATGGTTTGGATGGAGTCGATGACGACGACTTCGGGCTGATGCTGTTTCAAGGCCGCTTGAATCGCTTCCATGCGGATTTCGGCAAGCAGGTTTACGCCTTCGGTGGGCAGTTCCAAACGTTGCGCGCGCAGGGCGACTTGTTGGGCGGATTCTTCGCCGGAAACGTACAGCACTTTGCGGCTTTGCGCCATTTTGGCGATGGTTTGCAACAGCAGCGTGGATTTGCCGATGCCGGGGTCGCCGCCGAGCAGGATGACCGCGCCATCGACCAAACCGCCGCCCAATACGCGGTCGAGTTCGCCCATGCCGGTCGGATTGCGCGGCACTTCGGTGGCGGTCACGGCGGATAGGGATTGGACGGTCGAGGTATCCGCCGCCCAAGATTGGAAGCGGGCGTTTTTCGGCTCGGGTGCGGCAAGGCTTTCCTGAAGCGTGTTCCACTCGCCGCAATGCGGGCATTTGCCTTGCCATTTCGGGGAAGTGCCGCCGCATTCGGTGCATTGGTAGATGGTTTTGGGGGCTTTTGCCATGATGTTTTCCCTATGGGATTTTTGAAGTGTGAAAAGGTCGTCTGAAAACTGATATCGTTTTCAGACGACCTTTTTTCAAGGATTCGGACTGGGCTTATTTGCTTTCGTCTTTACCGTCTTTCTTATCTTTTTTCGGAGCCGGTTTTTTCGCCGCCAAACCTAAAGACTTCTGCCATTCGGCTGGATTTTTCACCAAATCCAAGGCTTTGCGGAGCTGGTCGTCTTTGGCTGGATTAGGAATACGACGGCTGGAGAGGTCTTCGTCTTTCTCTTTGTCCTTGCCTTTTTTGGACTTGGCGTTTTCGTCGGCTTTGGCAGCTTCGTTTGAATCAGGCGTGCTGATTTCGTTGCTGCTGTTGACGTCTTCGCCGCCGAGCGGGTTGCCGATGTGTCCGGCGAGGTCGGCTTCGCGGCTTTCAAAAGCGCGGTCTTTGTCTTTGACTTCGACGTCGGGAACGATGCCTTGCGCTTGAATCGAGCGGTCGTTCGGCGTGTAGTACAGTGCGGTGGTCAGTTTGACTGCGCTGCCGTTGGACAGCGGAATCAGGGTTTGAACCGAGCCTTTACCGAAACTTTGCGTACCGACGACGACGGCGCGTTTATGGTCTTGCAGCGCGCCTGCAACGATTTCAGAAGCGGAGGCAGAGCCTGAGTTGATCAACACGGTCATCGGAATGGTCTTCAACTCGGCAGGCAGATCTGCCAGCGGGTCTTTGCCGCTCACGCGGATATAGTCTTCGGGACGGGCTTTCAATACCGAGCTTTCTTTGCCGTCGCGTCCTTTGGTGCTGACGACTTTTGCATCTGCAGGCAGGAAGGCAGCAGACACACCGACCGCGCCGTCAAGCAGACCGCCCGGGTCATCGCGCAGATCGAGGACGAGGCCTTTGAGCGGCGCGCCTTTATTTTCTTTAATCAATGCCTTGGCGGATTCATTGATGGCTGCCACGGTGCGCTCTTGGAATTGGGACACGCGGATGTAGCCATAGCCCGGTTCGAGCAGGTGATGGCGGACGCTTTTGACTTTAATGATGGCGCGGGTCAGGTTGACGACGATGGGTTTGTCCGCATTTTTGCGCGAAAGGGTCAGGGTGATTTTGGTACCCGGTTTGCCGCGCATTTTTTTCACGGCTTCACTGGTGGTCAGACCACGTGTGGAAACGTTGTCGATTTTGACGATGAAGTCGCCGCTTTTCACGCCTGCGCGCTCGGCGGGCGTATCCTCAATCGGGGCAACGACTTTGATAAATCCGTCTTCCTGCCCGATTTCCATACCCAAGCCGCCGAATTCGCCGCTGGTAGATTCTTTCATATCGGCAAAGCCTTTTTTATCCAAATACTCGGAATGCGGGTCGAGGTCGGATACCATGCCTTTCATCGCGCCTTCAAAGAGGTCGGCGTCGGATTTATCTTGGTAATAATTGGCTTTGATTTGCCCGTAGACTTCCGCCATGTTGCGGATGGATTGTACGGGCAGGGTTTCGTTGTCTTTTTTGTCTTTTTCGGCGGCAAAGCTTTGAACGCTCAAGCTGAGGGCGACACCGCTGAATGCGCCGAGTGTGTAGAGTGCGACTTTTTTCAAAGTGGATGTTGACATTATGAATGGCTTTCTTTTTGTCTTATTTCATTTCAGACCGTAATGACTGTGAAACGGGGTGGGAAATATTGCTTCAGACGACCTGAATATACGTCCGCAAGACTGTATGCGATTTACGCTTGGCAAACAACAGGGTTAGCGTAAAAAATATCTGCGCGGGTGTAAAAGCTTTTGAATATAGGGCCGTCGGGTTCAGTTGTTAAATTTCAGACGACCCCGTGATACGGCAAAAGGTCGTCTGAAAATGTCAAACCGGTTTGCAGGTCAGCTTATCCAGGAGAGTGGGTTCATTGCCTGCCCGTTGTAGCGGACTTCCAAATACAGGCCTTCCATGCCCGAAGGCAGGGTTCCGCTGATGCCCAGGCGGTTGCCTGCGGCTACGGCGTAGCCTTTGGCGACTTCGATTTCGCTCAAACCTGAATAGATGCTGATATAGCCGTCGCCGTGATCGATGACGATGACTTTGCCGAAACCTTCCAGTTCATCGGCGTAGGTAACCGTACCGCCGGCGATGCTGCTGACGATTGCCGGAGTCGTTTGGTAGAACACGCCTTTCCAAACTTCACCGTCGCCTCGGTCTTGTCCGAAGAGTCCGGCAAGCGTGCCGCTGACCGGTTTTTTCAGACGACCCTGCATACGGCTGAAGCTGTTGGCATTGCTGATTCTGACATAGGAAGGTGCGCGGATGTTCATGTCTTCTGCGGTCAGGTTGGACATGGCGGCGCGTTCGTCGGCGGCTTTTTGCGCGGCGACGGCGCGGTCTTTGCGCGCTTTTTCAGCGGCGGCAAGACGGGCTTCGGCGGCTTTTTTACGCGCTTCGGCTTCCTGGCGGCGTTGCTCGGCTTTGTGTTTGTCCAAGTCTTTCAACAAGTTGTTCAGGCGTTGTTCGTTTTCTTTGTGGTTGATTTTTTTCTGCGCATCTTTTGCCATTTGCGCATTTTGGCGGCGGCTTTCCGCCTGTTCGGCGGTGTTGGTTACACCTTGGCGGCGCAGCGAGGACTGGACGTTGACCTGAAGTTTTTTCAGGTATGCCAGTTCGTTGTTGATTTTCTGCTCTTGTGCTGCCAGCTCTTTTTGCTGCTTCTCAAGGTCTTTGATGACTTGCTCGTTGGCGGTGTTGATATAGCGGGTGTAACGCAGGAAGCGGGTTTTCTGACCCGGCTCGGCATTTTTCAGGAACAGGGCAACGGCGTTGGGTTGGCTGTTTTTATAGTTGCCTGAAACGAAACGGGAAATTTGCGCGCGCGTATTGGAAACCTGAGTTTTCAGGTAGTTCAAATCAGCATTGAGCTTTTGAAACTTGTCCCATGCGTCGCGCTGTTGGCGGTTGATGGCGGATAAGTTGATACGGCTTTGCTGCAACTGTTTCAACGTGGTATTGACGTGAATGATGAAACCTTCGTTGCGGCTGCGCAGCGATTTTTTGCTTTCCAAATCATTGGCGGCGGCAGTTACTGCGGCTTTGAAGTCGTCTGAATCGGCGGCAGCGGTTTTCTTATCGGCTTTGTCCGCTTTTTTCTCGACGGATTTTTTATCTTGTTTTGCCACTGCTTCGTCTTTTTTAGGCAACTCGGCGGCTTCTTTTTTTGCCTTTACATTATTTTTGGCTGCGGGTTTGTCTGCTGCTTTGTCCTTGCCTTTTGCAGACTCGTTTTTTGCGTGAGCAGCTTTGCCTGCCTTCTCTTCCGCCTTGGCTTCGCCTTTTTTGGTTTTGTCGGCTTTATCTTGTTTTTTGGTTTCTTTGTCGTTTCTGCGTTCTTTAGTACGCTCGTTTTTCGCCGCTTCGGTAGTTTCCTTTTTCGCGGCAGGTTTCGCTTTGTCTTTGGCAGCTTCTTTTTTAGCAGGTTCGGCGTCTTTTTTGTCTTTGACGCTTTTTTTGACAGGCGCAGCCTTTTCCTTGGGCGCGTCTTTGGCGGCGAAAGAAGGCGAAGCGAAACCGATGAGCAGGGCGAGTAAAAGAGGTTTGTAACGCATGATTGGGTTCTGGATCGTTAAAGTAAAGGCAATAGGCGGAATTATATAGTCAGCGGGGTCGTCTGAAAATAACATCTGCCCATATTTGTCTAGACAATGCTTTTCTCTGCGCTTGCAATCTGAACAAGCGGTCTTATATAGTAGGAGCTGCGGTGTCAGCTTCTTTATTTCCAACCCTCAAAGGTTTCTTAATTTACATGAATAAAATTATTCTGCCTGCGCTTTGCGCCCTGCTTCTTGCTTCCTGCGGTAACGATACCGACAAAATCGGACGTGCCAGCACAGTTTTTCATATGCTGGGGAAAAATGACCGTATTGAAGTCGAGGGGTTTGATGATCCTGATGTGCAAGGGGTTGCCTGTTATATTTCTTATGCGAAAAAAGGCGGTTTGAAAGAGACGGTGAATTTGGAGGAAGATGCGAGCGATGCTTCCGTGTCGTGTGTGCAGACGGCGGAGGTCATCCGTTACAACGAGCAAGCCGTTGTTAAGCCACGGGAGGTGTTTAAACGCAGCGCGAGCTTGGCGTTCAAGAGCCAGCAGATTATCCGTTATTACGATCCTAAACGTAAGGCGTTTGCGTATTTGGTTTACAGCGACAAAATCGTTCAGGGTTCGCCGAAGAACTCTTTGAGCGCGGTGTCGTGCTTTGGCGGTGCTAAAGCGGATGCGCAGCAAGTTGCCGGCGGTATGGAAGGCAAACAGATTTACGGTGCGTGCGTCGTGGATGCGCCTGTGCCGAACAAGTAAAAGATGAGCGATATGAACCTAACCGACCATTTCCTGATTGCTATGCCCGATATGGACGACCCGTTTTTCGAAAATTCGGTGATTTATGTGTGCGAACACAACGAAGAGGGCGCGTTGGGCATCATCATCAACAAACCGTCGCCGATTACGATGGACATGATTTTTGCGGCAACCGACCGCAATATCCCTTTGCGGATGCAGCACGAACACGTCATGATGGGCGGGCCGGTACAGATTGACCGCGGCTATGTCGTGCATACGCCCGTGGGCAACTGGCAAAACAGTATGATTGTTTCAGACGACATTGCGCTGACGTCTTCGCGCGATGTGATTGAAAACTTATCACGTCAGGGCGCGGTGGACAAGATTTTAATCAGCATAGGCTATTCGAGCTGGAGCAAAGGGCAGCTTGAACGCGAGCTGGCGGACAATGTCTGGCTGACGGTGAAGGCGGACGAGCATATTTTGTTCGATATGCCTTACGAACACCGCTACGCCGCTGCATTTGCCAAGCTGGGTATTCAACCCGATGCGCTTGTTTGTGGAGCCGGTCATGCATAAAGCGCCGGCGGGGACGGTTTTGGCGTTTGATTTCGGCGAGGCGCGTATCGGCGTGGCTCAGGGCGATGCGGAACTTGGCTTGTCGCATCCTTTGGCGACTGTGACCGGCAACAGCAACGACGAGAAATTCAACGCCATCGCCAAGCTGATACGGGAATGGCAGCCCAAGCATCTGGTCGTCGGACTGCCGACCCACGCCGACGGCACGGAACACGAGTTGACCCGCCTCAGCCGCAAATTCGGCCGCCGCCTGCACGGGCGTTTTAACCTGCCCATATATTGGGTAGACGAACGGATGTCTTCACTATACGCCGAAAGCCTGCTTGCCGAGGCGCAGGTATTCGGGCGCAAACAGAAGGCGGTGCTCGACCAAGTGGCGGCGCAAGCGATTTTGCAGGGCTTTTTCGACGGCGGCGCGTCGGAATATTTCAACGGCAGGGAAGAAGGTTCGGAAGAATAATCCGTTTGGGAAAGTTTGAAAAAAGGTCGTCTGAAAGTGGAGTTGGCGGGATTGGAATCCGGCAACAGGCTTTCAGACGACCTTTTTGCATCAGAACAAGGCTTCAATCCTTAACAGCGCGCCGACGCGGTGTTTTTGGTTTTCCTTGCGGTTGTTGTAGTAGTTGACTTCGGTTTGGGTAAACAGCCAGTTGCGCCAAATCGGTTGGCGGTAGGTGGTAAACGGACCGTAGGTATTGAGGGCGGCTTTGCGTTTTTCGATATTGCCGCCGGTGTACACGCCGTAGTTGACGTGTCGGTGTTTGCCGAGGTTGTGTTGGCGGAAGAGGCTGTTGCCCCATGTCCAGTCTTCGGTTTTATCGTGTTCGTATTGCAGGTGTGCCTGATTGGCGATAAAGCTTTTTTCGCTGGGGATGTAGCGCGTTTCCCAGTTGGTACGGACATGGTGTTTGCTCTTGATGCCGTAACGGTAGATTTGCTCCAAACTGGTGTCGATGTTGTCGGTCAGTTGCCAATTGCTCGAGCTTTTGGCGCGGGCGTACAGGTCGCTGCCGGAGCGGATACCGATATCGAAGTCGGTATCGGTGTGCTGTTTTGCGAATGCTTCAGACCAGCGTACGGCAATGGAAGCATTGTTGTCGCGGCTTTGGGATGCATCGAATATCCTGCCGTTGGTATTGGTACGGTTGCGGTAGGCGTTGGCTTCGTGTTTCAACTCGTCGTCCAAAGAGTCGTCACCGAAAACCACATGGACTTTTTTCTCCAAGGTCGGCAGTTTCAGACGACCCCGTACGCGGGGCGTCACGGTAAACTTGTCTTCAGGGTTCCATTCGGTATCGAGCATGACGCGAAGGTTGGCATCGGCAGGATGGTCGGGATTTGGTTCGCCAAACCAGTCGTCTATGCGGTTGGACCATTTGTCCAAGCGTTTGGAAACTCCTTTGTGGCGGTGGTCCAACCAAGTGTCGCCGTCGGCGGGCGGTTCGTCGTTCGCTGCAGCCATCGTCGGGAAAAGGATAAGCAGGGTGAGTAGGGATAACGTAGAGGTTCGGAGAGTCATTGTTTTTCCTAGCTTAAAGCATAAAGCTATTATGGACGGTATCTTAGGGGTAATGCAAGTCGTCTGAAAAAGGCTGTGATAAAATCCTGCACGCTCGGTTTGCCGCCGTTCTGTTGTGCAGAAAAGCATTCAAGCGGGCGCATACCAATACATTAAGGAAAACCGAATGAGTATTTTGTCGAAAATTTTTGGGAACAAGCCGTCCGGCGAAACGGTACAAGAGCCGCGCAGACTTTCCGCGCAGGAAAAAAGCGAGGGCGCGGCGCGGGCGATTTATGCGAAAGATAAAGTGTATGTGCCGCTGTCTGCCATGCAGGCGGATGTGTCGGAAGGGACGGGCATCCCTTATATAGGTCGTCTGAAAGACGGGCGGACGGTTTTATATCTGTTTGAAACCTATGAAGCGGCGCGGGCTTTTTCAGACGGGCAGGACGGCGCTTTAGACGGCATCGGCTTGGTCGGTGCGTTGGATAAGGCGGACCAGTTCAATAAT is a genomic window containing:
- a CDS encoding CreA family protein; translated protein: MNKIILPALCALLLASCGNDTDKIGRASTVFHMLGKNDRIEVEGFDDPDVQGVACYISYAKKGGLKETVNLEEDASDASVSCVQTAEVIRYNEQAVVKPREVFKRSASLAFKSQQIIRYYDPKRKAFAYLVYSDKIVQGSPKNSLSAVSCFGGAKADAQQVAGGMEGKQIYGACVVDAPVPNK
- the ruvX gene encoding Holliday junction resolvase RuvX — translated: MHKAPAGTVLAFDFGEARIGVAQGDAELGLSHPLATVTGNSNDEKFNAIAKLIREWQPKHLVVGLPTHADGTEHELTRLSRKFGRRLHGRFNLPIYWVDERMSSLYAESLLAEAQVFGRKQKAVLDQVAAQAILQGFFDGGASEYFNGREEGSEE
- a CDS encoding peptidoglycan DD-metalloendopeptidase family protein; the encoded protein is MRYKPLLLALLIGFASPSFAAKDAPKEKAAPVKKSVKDKKDAEPAKKEAAKDKAKPAAKKETTEAAKNERTKERRNDKETKKQDKADKTKKGEAKAEEKAGKAAHAKNESAKGKDKAADKPAAKNNVKAKKEAAELPKKDEAVAKQDKKSVEKKADKADKKTAAADSDDFKAAVTAAANDLESKKSLRSRNEGFIIHVNTTLKQLQQSRINLSAINRQQRDAWDKFQKLNADLNYLKTQVSNTRAQISRFVSGNYKNSQPNAVALFLKNAEPGQKTRFLRYTRYINTANEQVIKDLEKQQKELAAQEQKINNELAYLKKLQVNVQSSLRRQGVTNTAEQAESRRQNAQMAKDAQKKINHKENEQRLNNLLKDLDKHKAEQRRQEAEARKKAAEARLAAAEKARKDRAVAAQKAADERAAMSNLTAEDMNIRAPSYVRISNANSFSRMQGRLKKPVSGTLAGLFGQDRGDGEVWKGVFYQTTPAIVSSIAGGTVTYADELEGFGKVIVIDHGDGYISIYSGLSEIEVAKGYAVAAGNRLGISGTLPSGMEGLYLEVRYNGQAMNPLSWIS
- a CDS encoding YqgE/AlgH family protein; translation: MNLTDHFLIAMPDMDDPFFENSVIYVCEHNEEGALGIIINKPSPITMDMIFAATDRNIPLRMQHEHVMMGGPVQIDRGYVVHTPVGNWQNSMIVSDDIALTSSRDVIENLSRQGAVDKILISIGYSSWSKGQLERELADNVWLTVKADEHILFDMPYEHRYAAAFAKLGIQPDALVCGAGHA
- a CDS encoding S41 family peptidase; its protein translation is MSTSTLKKVALYTLGAFSGVALSLSVQSFAAEKDKKDNETLPVQSIRNMAEVYGQIKANYYQDKSDADLFEGAMKGMVSDLDPHSEYLDKKGFADMKESTSGEFGGLGMEIGQEDGFIKVVAPIEDTPAERAGVKSGDFIVKIDNVSTRGLTTSEAVKKMRGKPGTKITLTLSRKNADKPIVVNLTRAIIKVKSVRHHLLEPGYGYIRVSQFQERTVAAINESAKALIKENKGAPLKGLVLDLRDDPGGLLDGAVGVSAAFLPADAKVVSTKGRDGKESSVLKARPEDYIRVSGKDPLADLPAELKTIPMTVLINSGSASASEIVAGALQDHKRAVVVGTQSFGKGSVQTLIPLSNGSAVKLTTALYYTPNDRSIQAQGIVPDVEVKDKDRAFESREADLAGHIGNPLGGEDVNSSNEISTPDSNEAAKADENAKSKKGKDKEKDEDLSSRRIPNPAKDDQLRKALDLVKNPAEWQKSLGLAAKKPAPKKDKKDGKDESK
- the radA gene encoding DNA repair protein RadA, with the translated sequence MAKAPKTIYQCTECGGTSPKWQGKCPHCGEWNTLQESLAAPEPKNARFQSWAADTSTVQSLSAVTATEVPRNPTGMGELDRVLGGGLVDGAVILLGGDPGIGKSTLLLQTIAKMAQSRKVLYVSGEESAQQVALRAQRLELPTEGVNLLAEIRMEAIQAALKQHQPEVVVIDSIQTMYSDQITSAPGSVSQVRECAAQLTRMAKQMGIAMILVGHVTKDGAIAGPRVLEHMVDTVLYFEGDQHSNYRMIRAIKNRFGAANELGVFAMTENGLKGVSNPSAIFLASYRDDTPGSCVLVTQEGSRPLLVEIQALVDDAHGFTPKRLTVGLEQNRLAMLLAVLNRHGGIACFDQDVFLNAVGGVKIGEPAADLAVILAMLSSFRNRPLPEKMVAFGEIGLSGEVRPVARGQERLKEAEKLGFKRAIVPKANMPRNEKEFPNLKIFGVSSLQEAIEICRDAEN